The following are encoded in a window of Megalops cyprinoides isolate fMegCyp1 chromosome 16, fMegCyp1.pri, whole genome shotgun sequence genomic DNA:
- the nexmifb gene encoding neurite extension and migration factor: protein MDVLQEPNLAVQALNTPRINGADESGSHDEGGHLKPYAAADAAVPFPSSAAAASAHRGSQRAALTSKEPCVLSPPSPLSLTEASEHATDESSTHAIALTSCVTKGVSPWSLPEDCDKAPFTMMEPGAVSALTEDCLMQQSRTCLGCFIETKDAADTEPGLGLKMGEMNQDYDACSISDMGMQCMSSGDTSQYGDQLLSDQLLSFPVHKPPAEEKRDVEKSDSDSEDPASKNLYEGLLLDKCNGEEALLTNPGQDWGYFESFISESKMELLDLCSKNELSVNLFSEEDVDNYMFDDDDDDSTLSSDVCSLKIRYESFQDNMREKTNALQEDAQFNFFPSVLVNCAKKDGSVIKKDAESLQLKEDEIRLLESENKNGSPAGETPDVSPKRHYIFDFNNSTEDSGEFSDDSSSTGSSFDTLREAKGRNNFLSRENSCSSSQLNYGLRAKRKVRFSEDYLYDVDSIESERNAEKREKQPAGPKKEEDDDWCPKKRRKSSRKEPPVIIKYIIINRFKGEKHMLVKLGKIDPTITTVSLNRDALNKYEKLAPLKDFWEKRRQEQEERRRLAAGDKHNFHLNGRSRPFSSSPPKRKYKIANRLRIQRIHTVEQSPNKQGSSSSDRKQESSTKDEAALTGMPLTIAAPSRAATLDLNDITHTGILNSRSHERDDKGMGNKIVRIRKFKSEARLRSKKMKGVQEDGKGMTELTGICTVLENQDSVRSVKDAAIDSAASIPHLCENHTASAAEKSTFISATCSPDKSTPSVNVATSVPVVPGGYLQTLLDASDSSGSAGIPFFPQQASSPYQLGLGQEEKQFTSLQLAQSCVLSPPSESELQQSPQNSSGQTEPNFTHMWHSQLGPGQPPFAPDIPETPIMPNSFSGSMPVPMADSLSVSGYSQLNLDSDRLLYEKNYLPEQPLQPNADYQACQVPCGEGHLQFQRGTLNTDNGRLISFDSVGSLSATSSNYSSLSLKSCEKDSEDDMSDNFLAHCSPKLVIQQSIDAITPLRESTDLLDISNFTPDKFRHSSLSEMSPPDTPNLSPQVLGPEMKGVGIGKDFQEVRDMALSGSTEMKWPCNMVPQQEHQAAAFLVNSHHFQFHTFNDEDGVGLAEKNIGMDNIDEQAGQIEGGAKGQRSKKKTTSKQQNSGPGSTSEQKGAKKTKAPKGAKAEKGKIPRQNSRSSKKIKAMLDGKAGKGQSGAQKFRDNMIPPSQLMKDSICMPGGGLMGISGDWPSLKEPSTGWSESNNLLDDDQREFEEPSNILSNIASGMAEVQRFMMASIEPLWGPASGVCQPPESNSLKLKTLKILAGTSADLKKKGAMSPGATKGRKSMGKGGKNQAKLNASHPFFPPLALGCNVFDKPNLCSPTINGPAHKKMYRHKTSAKFPRVESVKGKRAERDPSKDLALMASFEKLR from the coding sequence CCCTTCACCATGATGGAGCCGGGGGCCGTCTCTGCCCTCACGGAGGACTGCCTGATGCAGCAGAGCCGCACCTGCCTGGGCTGCTTCATCGAGACCAAGGATGCGGCGGACACCGAGCCCGGGCTCGGCCTGAAGATGGGCGAGATGAACCAGGACTACGACGCCTGTTCCATCTCTGACATGGGTATGCAGTGCATGAGCTCCGGCGACACCAGCCAGTACGGGGACCAGCTCCTGTCTGACCAGCTCCTGAGCTTCCCCGTGCACAAGCCCCCGGCGGAGGAAAAGAGGGACGTGGAGAAGTCAGACAGCGATTCGGAGGACCCCGCCTCCAAGAACCTGTACGAGGGCCTGCTGCTGGATAAGTGCAACGGTGAAGAGGCTCTGCTGACCAACCCTGGCCAGGACTGGGGCTACTTTGAATCCTTCATAAGCGAGAGCAAAATGGAGCTGCTGGACCTGTGCTCGAAGAACGAGCTCTCGGTTAACCTCTTCTCGGAGGAAGACGTGGACAACTACATGtttgatgacgatgatgatgactCCACCCTGAGCAGCGACGTATGCTCCCTCAAGATCCGCTACGAGTCCTTCCAGGACAACATGCGGGAGAAGACCAATGCCCTTCAGGAGGACGCCCAGTTCAACTTTTTCCCGAGCGTCCTCGTCAACTGCGCCAAGAAGGATGGCTCTGTCATCAAGAAGGATGCGGAGAGCTTACAGCTAAAGGAGGATGAAATCCGTCTTCTGGAGAGTGAGAACAAGAACGGCAGCCCCGCTGGTGAGACGCCCGACGTCAGCCCGAAAAGGCATTATATATTTGACTTCAACAACTCCACTGAGGACTCTGGGGAATTCAGTGATGACAGCTCCTCTACTGGCTCATCCTTTGACACTCTCCGAGAGGCTAAAGGCAGGAACAATTTTCTGTCCAGGGAGAATTCCTGCTCATCCAGTCAGCTGAACTACGGACTGAGGGCCAAGAGAAAAGTACGATTCAGTGAGGACTACCTGTACGACGTGGATTCCATCGAGAGTGAGAGGAATGCGGAAAAACGTGAGAAGCAGCCTGCAGGCCCAAAAAAGGAGGAGGACGACGACTGGTGCCCCAAAAAGAGGCGAAAATCCTCCCGAAAGGAGCCTCCAGTGATCATCAAATACATCATCATCAATAGGTTCAAAGGAGAGAAACACATGTTAGTTAAGCTCGGAAAAATAGATCCGACAATCACGACGGTGAGCTTAAACAGGGATGCGTTGAACAAATATGAGAAGCTGGCTCCTCTGAAGGACTTCTGGGAGAAGAGGCGGCAGGAACAGGAGGAGCGGCGCAGGCTGGCTGCAGGTgataaacacaattttcatttgAACGGCCGCAGCCGGCCCTTTAGTTCTAGTCCCCCAAAAAGGAAATACAAGATTGCAAACAGACTCAGAATTCAAAGAATTCACACTGTGGAGCAATCACCAAACAAGCAGGGCTCCTCTTCATCTGATCGCAAGCAAGAAAGCAGCACTAAAGATGAGGCGGCCCTCACAGGCATGCCATTAACAATAGCAGCCCCCAGCCGCGCAGCCACATTAGACTTAAATGACATCACGCACACTGGGATCCTAAATAGCAGATCACACGAGAGGGATGATAAGGGAATGGGAAATAAAATAGTGAGGATAAGGAAATTCAAAAGTGAAGCCAGGCTGAggagcaaaaaaatgaaaggcgTGCAAGAGGATGGCAAAGGCATGACAGAGCTAACAGGGATTTGCACTGTGTTAGAAAATCAGGACTCTGTCAGGAGCGTGAAGGATGCGGCGATTGACTCGGCTGCAAGCATCCCCCATTTGTGTGAAAATCACACTGCCAGTGCCGCTGAAAAATCCACTTTCATATCAGCCACCTGCTCTCCTGACAAATCCACGCCATCTGTGAACGTGGCTACAAGTGTACCAGTCGTCCCCGGAGGCTATCTGCAGACATTGTTAGATGCATCAGATTCATCAGGTAGTGCTGGAATTCCCTTTTTCCCCCAGCAGGCCTCCAGCCCGTACCAGCTTGGACTTGGCCAGGAGGAGAAGCAGTTCACCTCGCTCCAGCTCGCCCAGAGCTGTGTCCTCTCCCCGCCCTCGGAGTCCGAGCTCCAGCAATCTCCCCAGAACTCCTCCGGCCAGACAGAGCCAAATTTCACCCATATGTGGCATTCGCAGCTCGGCCCCGGCCAGCCACCATTTGCACCTGACATTCCAGAAACCCCCATTATGCCGAACAGCTTTTCTGGCTCCATGCCTGTGCCAATGGCAGACAGCTTATCTGTCTCAGGATACAGCCAGCTGAACTTGGACAGCGACAGACTGCTCTATGAGAAGAATTATTTGCCTGAGCAGCCCCTGCAGCCCAATGCTGATTATCAGGCGTGTCAGGTACCATGTGGGGAGGGACATTTACAGTTTCAGAGAGgcacactgaacacagacaaTGGCAGGCTCATCAGTTTTGACTCAGTGGGTTCGCTGTCAGCTACTTCCAGCAATTATAGCTCTCTGAGTCTAAAGTCCTGCGAGAAGGACAGCGAGGATGACATGAGCGATAACTTCTTGGCCCACTGCAGCCCGAAACTGGTGATCCAGCAAAGCATCGACGCGATTACGCCACTGAGGGAGTCGACAGACCTGCTGGATATCTCCAACTTCACTCCCGATAAGTTCCGGCACTCGTCGCTGTCAGAGATGTCCCCTCCAGACACCCCCAATTTGTCTCCGCAGGTGCTGGGGCCTGAGATGAAGGGAGTCGGGATAGGCAAGGATTTCCAGGAGGTCCGCGACATGGCTCTGAGTGGCTCCACCGAGATGAAGTGGCCATGCAACATGGTGCCGCAGCAGGAGCATCAGGCCGCCGCATTCTTAGTGAACAGCCACCATTTCCAGTTCCACACCTTCAACGACGAGGACGGTGTGGGGCTGGCTGAGAAGAATATCGGGATGGACAACATTGACGAGCAGGCTGGTCAAATCGAGGGAGGGgcaaaaggtcaaaggtcaaagaaGAAGACCACAAGCAAACAGCAGAATTCAGGGCCAGGCTCCACCTCAGAGCAAAAGGGGGCAAAGAAAACCAAGGCACCCAAAGGTGCCAAGGCAGAGAAGGGCAAAATCCCTCGGCAGAATTCTCGGTCGTCCAAAAAGATAAAAGCCATGCTGGATGGAAAAGCTGGTAAAGGCCAGTCAGGGGCTCAGAAATTCCGGGATAACATGATACCTCCAAGTCAGTTAATGAAAGACAGCATCTGCATGCCAGGTGGGGGTCTCATGGGAATCTCTGGGGACTGGCCCTCTCTGAAGGAACCCAGTACTGGCTGGTCTGAAAGCAACAACCTTCTGGACGATGACCAGCGAGAGTTCGAGGAGCCCTCCAACATACTGTCTAACATTGCCTCTGGGATGGCCGAGGTCCAGCGGTTCATGATGGCCTCCATTGAGCCACTGTGGGGCCCTGCCTCTGGGGTCTGCCAGCCCCCAGAGTCTAACAGCCTCAAGTTAAAGACACTGAAAATCCTAGCGGGGACCTCGGCTGACCTTAAGAAGAAGGGAGCCATGTCCCCAGGAGCCACAAAGGGCCGGAAGTCAATGGGGAAAGGGGGTAAAAACCAGGCCAAGCTGAATGCCTCTCATCCCTTTTTCCCCCCGCTCGCTCTGGGCTGTAACGTGTTTGACAAACCCAACCTATGCAGTCCCACCATCAACGGGCCTGCGCACAAAAAGATGTATCGTCACAAAACCAGTGCAAAGTTCCCCAGGGTTGAGAGCGTTAAGGGGAAGCGAGCAGAGCGAGACCCAAGTAAGGACTTAGCGTTGATGGCCTCTTTTGAAAAACTGAGGTAA
- the rlim gene encoding E3 ubiquitin-protein ligase RLIM — MENSDSTKQGGSEQPDTQRRRQLDRLDREEAFYQFVNNLSEEDYRLMRDNNLLGTPGEITEEELLSRLQQIKDGPEQPNGGENRSEEMGGPESQEEGSNGDSLLDWLNTVRRTGNTTRSGHRGNQSWRAVSRTNPNSGDFRFSLEINVNRNISEQQARPEEGEQLEGEGEGEGEGEGEEPAGPVAEPETAMETAEVVEEPVVEELAVIVEPEPEPEPPAPQTPPMVRPASPQDQAPPPPDPRAEELPRRGQRRARSRSPEQRRTRARSERSRSPLSLDRPPPRSPEPLPEAVVEGSSRTRQHVMSRQSPTEFDVQLGGAATAEPTAAPQEAEPPGGEGWSAGRRPPTIMLDLQVRRVRPGEYRQRDSIASRTRSRSQTSNNTFMYESERGGFRRTFSRSERAGVRTYVSTIRIPIRRISDAGLSEATSMALQSMIRQIMTGFGELSYFMDSDSESSDSNRGANPAPDHGEAFLNPAAAAAAAAAAAASAATSAGAADGASPDGGEPRTEERGGEARPPPTAAGREGRPGPRGPIGLEEPGSLPFLRLAHFFLLNDDEDDQPRGLTKEQIDNLSTRNFGENDALKTCSVCITEYAQGNKLRKLPCSHEYHVHCIDRWLSENSTCPICRRAVLVSSNRESVV, encoded by the exons ATGGAGAACTCGGACAGCACTAAGCAAGGCGGCAGCGAGCAGCCGGACACCCAGCGCAGGCGGCAGCTGGACCggctggacagagaggaggcCTTCTACCAGTTTGTCAACAACTTGAGTGAAGAGGACTACCGGCTGATGAGAGACAATAACCTGCTCGGCACTCCCG gTGAGATAACTGAGGAGGAACTGCTGAGTCGCCTTCAGCAAATAAAAGATGGGCCAGAGCAGCCGAATGGCGGTGAAAACAGAAGTGAAGAAATGGGCG GACCAGAAAGTCAAGAGGAGGGTTCAAACGGGGACTCCCTTCTCGATTGGCTGAACACTGTGAGACGGACTGGCAACACGACACGGAGCGGTCACCGAGGAAACCAGTCGTGGAGGGCGGTGAGCAGGACCAACCCCAACAGCGGTGACTTCCGCTTTAGCCTGGAGATTAATGTCAATCGCAACATCTCCGAGCAGCAGGCTCGACCTGAGGAGGGGGAGCAGctggaaggggaaggggaaggggaaggggaaggggagggggaggagccagcgGGGCCTGTTGCGGAGCCGGAAACGGCCATGGAGACTGCAGAGGTGGTGGAGGAACCGGTGGTGGAGGAGCTGGCTGTGATAGTGGAACCCGAGCCTGAGCCCGAGCCCCCCGCGCCTCAGACTCCCCCCATGGTTAGGCCTGCCAGCCCTCAGGACCAGGCACCGCCGCCCCCCGACCCCAGGGCTGAGGAGCTGCCCCGAAGAGGCCAGAGAAGGGCCCGGAGCCGCAGCCCGGAGCAACGCAGGACAAGGGCCCGCAGCGAGAGGAGCCGCTCCCCACTCAGTCTGGACCGGCCCCCGCCTCGCAGCCCAGAGCCCCTCCCCGAGGCCGTGGTGGAGGGCAGCTCCCGGACTCGTCAGCACGTCATGTCCCGGCAGAGCCCCACGGAGTTCGACGTCCAGCTGGGCGGAGCGGCGACGGCAGAGCCGACCGCGGCCCCCCAGGAGGCGGAGCCCCCGGGTGGGGAGGGCTGGTCCGCCGGCCGCCGGCCCCCGACCATCATGCTGGACCTCCAGGTGCGGAGGGTGCGGCCGGGCGAGTACCGGCAGAGGGACAGCATCGCCAGCCGGACCCGCTCCCGCTCCCAGACCTCTAACAACACCTTCATGTATGAGAGCGAGCGCGGCGGCTTCCGCCGGACCTTCTCCCGCTCGGAGCGGGCTGGCGTGCGCACCTACGTCAGCACCATCCGCATCCCCATCCGCCGCATCTCGGACGCGGGGCTGAGCGAGGCCACCTCCATGGCCCTGCAGTCCATGATCCGGCAGATCATGACCGGCTTCGGCGAGCTCAGCTACTTCATGGACTCGGACTCCGAGTCCTCCGACTCCAACCGGGGAGCAAATCCGGCACCGGATCACGGCGAGgcgtttctcaatcctgctgctgccgctgccgccgctgctgccgccgccgccagTGCCGCTACATCGGCCGGTGCCGCTGATGGGGCCAGCCCTGACGGCGGTGAACCAcggacagaggagaggggtggggaggcCAGGCCTCCCCCCACAGCCGCCGGCAGGGAGGGGCGGCCGGGGCCCAGGGGCCCCATCGGCCTGGAGGAGCCCGGATCCCTGCCCTTCCTCCGGCTCGCGCACTTCTTCCTGCTCAACGACGACGAGGACGACCAGCCCCGGGGGCTCACCAAAGAACAGATCGACAACCTCTCTACCCGCAATTTCGGGGAGAACGACGCCCTCAAGACGTGCAGCGTGTGCATCACCGAGTACGCCCAGGGAAACAAGCTGCGCAAGCTGCCCTGCTCCCACGAGTACCACGTCCACTGCATCGACCGCTGGCTGTCAGAGAACTCTACCTGCCCCATCTGCCGTAGGGCTGTGCTGGTGTCCAGCAATCGAGAAAGCGTGGTCTAA
- the glod5 gene encoding glyoxalase domain-containing protein 5 — protein sequence MCLPQPLVQVGLAGVRLYSSCPVRISGLDHLVLTVKSVPDTLAFYSKVLGMEIITFKGDRKALGFGQQKFNLHQAGQEFEPKALRPTPGSADLCLITDTPLQRVAEHLQACGVIVEEGPVERSGAVGSITSLYFRDPDDNLIEVSNYNCPAVERTK from the exons ATGTGCTTGCCCCAGCCCCTGGTTCAGGTAGGGCTTGCGGGAGTCCGACTCTATAGCTCCTGCCCTGTCCGGATCAGCGGTCTGGATCATCTGGTTCTGACTGTGAAGAGTGTTCCAGACACCCTCGCTTTCTACTCCAAAGTCCTTGGCATGGAGATCATCACTTTTAAG GGTGATCGTAAAGCTTTGGGATTTGGACAGCAGAAATTTAACCTGCACCAGGCGGGCCAGGAGTTTGAGCCGAAAGCCCTGCGTCCTACCCCAGGCTCTGCTGACTTGTGCCTCATCACCGACACTCCCCTGCAGAGAGTGGCCGAGCACCTACAG GCGTGTGGGGTGATTGTGGAGGAGGGGCCTGTGGAGAGGAGTGGGGCAGTGGGTTCCATCACCTCTCTCTACTTCCGTGATCCTGATGACAACCTGATCGAGgtctccaactacaactgccCAGCAGTTGAGAGGACAAAGTAG
- the irg1l gene encoding immunoresponsive gene 1, like — protein MLSTLQRSSRHASALRRLHKSALEVVERPAREETVTGSFGAFIHGVQPEQLSQTVLQRSKRMVLDSIGVGLLGSTTQVFQLALQHCQHMYAPDDISSVYGHSGTRLSPTLAAFVNGVATHSMDFDDTWHPATHPSGAVLPALLAISDMLPSNSKPSGLDFLLAFNVGIEIQGRLLRFSNEAHNIPKRFHPPSVVGTLGSAAACARLLSLERAQCSHALAIAASLAGAPMANAATQSKPLHIGNASRLGLEAALLASRGLEASPMALDAVPGVAGFSAFYEDYAPQSLPSPEEAEPRFLLEEQDMAFKRFPAHLGMHWVVDAATSVHKLLAGTYGKAFSPALIHEILLRVPHSKYINRPFPESEHQARHSFQFNACTALLDGEVTVQSFFPATFQRPELRALLSRVRVEHPHDNPANFDRMYGEVEVTLVGGDVLQGRCDTFYGHWRNPLTDDSLRRKFRGNAGTVLPPEKVEGLIETVEGLEQLANCSPLLMHLQ, from the exons ATGCTCTCTACATTGCAG AGATCCTCCAGACATGCCTCTGCCCTCCGAAGGCTGCATAAGTCTGCTCTGGAAG TGGTGGAGCGCCCCGCCCGGGAGGAGACGGTGACAGGCAGCTTCGGCGCCTTCATCCACGGCGTGCAGCCTGAGCAGCTGTCACAGACGGTGCTGCAGCGCAGCAAGAGAATGGTGCTGGACAGCATCGGCGTGGGGCTGCTGGGCAGCACCACTCAGGTGTTCCAGCTGGCTCTGCAGCACTGCCAG CATATGTATGCCCCTGATGACATCAGCTCTGTCTATGGCCACAGCGGCACCAGGCTCTCTCCAACACTGGCCGCCTTCGTCAACGGAGTGGCA ACTCACTCTATGGATTTTGATGACACCTGGCACCCGGCAACTCACCCATCAGGAGCAGTGCTTCCTGCCCTTCTAGCCATTAGCGACATGTTGCCCAGCAACAGCAAGCCCAGCGGGCTGGACTTCCTCTTGGCTTTTAATGTGGGCATTGAGATCCAGGGTCGGCTGCTGAGGTTCTCCAACGAGGCGCACAACATCCCAAAGAG GTTTCACCCTCCCAGCGTGGTGGGGACACTGGGCAGTGCCGCCGCCTGCGCCCGCCTCCTGTCCCTGGAGCGCGCTCAGTGCAGCCACGCCCTGGCCATCGCCGCCTCCCTGGCAGGTGCGCCCATGGCCAACGCGGCCACCCAGTCCAAGCCGCTGCACATCGGAAACGCGTCCCGGCTGGGCCTGGAGGCAGCACTGCTGGCGTCCCGCGGGCTAGAGGCGAGCCCCATGGCGCTGGACGCTGTGCCTGGCGTGGCTGGCTTCAGCGCCTTCTACGAGGACTACGCGCCCCAGTCACTGCCCTCTCCCGAGGAGGCCGAGCCCCGCTtcctgctggaggagcaggacaTGGCCTTCAAGCGCTTCCCTGCTCATCTCGGCATGCACTGGGTCGTGGACGCTGCGACCTCTGTCCATAAGCTGCTGGCTGGCACCTACGGTAAGGCCTTCTCCCCTGCCCTCATCCACGAGATTCTCCTGAGGGTGCCGCACTCGAAGTACATCAACAGGCCCTTCCCCGAGTCGGAGCACCAGGCCCGCCACTCCTTCCAGTTCAACGCCTGCACCGCCCTGCTGGATGGGGAGGTGACGGTGCAGTCCTTCTTCCCCGCCACGTTCCAGCGGCCCGAGCTGCGTGCCCTGCTGTCCCGGGTGCGAGTGGAGCACCCCCACGACAACCCCGCCAACTTCGACCGCATGTAcggggaggtggaggtgacTCTGGTCGGCGGGGACGTGCTCCAGGGCCGCTGCGACACCTTCTACGGCCACTGGCGCAACCCGCTGACCGACGACAGCCTGAGGCGCAAGTTCCGCGGCAACGCAGGCACCGTGCTGCCCCCGGAGAAGGTGGAGGGCCTGATTGAGACGGTGGAGGGACTGGAGCAGCTGGCCAACTGCAGTCCCCTCCTCATGCACCTGCAGTGA